A window from Acipenser ruthenus chromosome 36, fAciRut3.2 maternal haplotype, whole genome shotgun sequence encodes these proteins:
- the LOC117402145 gene encoding SLAM family member 5-like, which yields MLDILKVCLGVFCLSAVWSQDLQQVTGIVGESITFEIPNLLTNPEINWRFSPISASINANLTVRINNRKIETVYEERFKTRLQLVNNTDSLRINNLHEADSGFYQVEDFGTNRFLKKFQLTVYKPVPKPHVKKMDGNVELGNRTCTLLCSVGGPSGVTVSWMRDGKSLNTTQLKLTQGCNVTYTCVASNPASNQTVTVTPSDYCLDKGHGAVTQCNHYIVIIALCLSWLSL from the exons ATGCTTGATATTTTGAAAGTCTGTCTGGGGG tgTTTTGCCTCTCAGCAGTTTGGTCCCAAGATCTGCAGCAGGTCACGGGGATTGTGGGAGAATCAATCACTTTTGAAATCCCAAACCTACTAACGAATCCCGAAATAAACTGGAGATTCAGTCCTATATCAGCATCAATCAATGCCAATCTCACTGTGAGAATTAATAACAGGAAGATCGAGACTGTTTATGAGGAGAGATTCAAAACAAGACTGCAGCTGGTCAATAATACCGACTCTCTCAGGATTAATAACTTACACGAAGCAGACAGCGGGTTTTACCAAGTGGAGGATTTCGGTACCAATAGATTTCTAAAGAAATTTCAGCTGActgtttaca AGCCTGTTCCAAAGCCTCATGTTAAAAAGATGGATGGAAATGTGGAGCTGGGAAACAGAACCTGCACCCTGCTGTGCTCTGTGGGAGGCCCCAGTGGAGTGACCGTGTCCTGGATGAGAGATGGGAAGTCACTCAATACAACTCAACTAAAGCTAACACAAGGGTGTAATGTTACCTACACCTGTGTAGCCAGCAACCCAGCCAGCAATCAGACCGTCACTGTCACACCTTCAGATTACTGCCTGGACAAAG GGCATGGTGCTGTAACACAGTGCAATCACTATATTGTGATCATCGCGCTGTGCTTGTCCTGGCTGTCACTTTGA